The following coding sequences are from one Triticum dicoccoides isolate Atlit2015 ecotype Zavitan chromosome 4A, WEW_v2.0, whole genome shotgun sequence window:
- the LOC119285789 gene encoding polypyrimidine tract-binding protein homolog 1-like isoform X2 translates to MSSSGGGGAGQQFRYTQTPSKVLHLRNLPWECTEEELVELCKPFGRIVNTKSGVGANRNQAFVEFTDVNQAISMVSYFASSSEPAQIRGKTVYIQYSNRQEIINNKSPGETVGNVLLVTIEGVQASDVTIDVIHLVFSAFGFVHKIATFEKAAGFQALIQYTDAPTASAAREALDGRSIPRYLLPDHVVSCHLRISFSAHKDLNIKFQSHRSRDYTNPYLPVNSSAIDSTLQPAVGADGRRVEAEGNVLLASIENMQYAVSVDVLHTVFSAFGTVQKIAIFEKNGGTQALIQYPGCSSLLATIEVTCSNVVAVGRRVACRHGRCWLAPESPLCPYLIFFLF, encoded by the exons ATGTCGTCGTCCGGCGGGGGTGGGGCTGGGCAGCAGTTCCGGTACACGCAAACGCCGTCGAAGGTGCTGCACCTGCGGAACCTACCCTGGGAGTGCACGGAGGAGGAGCTCGTTGAGCTCTGCAAGCCCTTCGGCCGCATCGTCAACACCAAATCCGGCGTCGGCGCCAACCGCAACCAGGCCTTCGTCGAGTTT ACCGATGTTAATCAAGCCATTTCAATGGTTTCTTATTTTGCATCATCTTCAGAACCAGCACAAATTCGAGGCAAAACTGTTTACATTCAGTATTCAAATAGACAAGAAATAATTAACAACAAGAGCCCTGGTGAGACTGTTGGAAATGTGTTGCTTGTTACCATAGAGGGTGTTCAAGCTAGTGATGTCACCATCGATGTAATCCATTTG GTTTTCTCTGCTTTTGGATTTGTTCACAAAATAGCCACTTTTGAGAAGGCTGCAGGTTTTCAG GCACTGATCCAGTATACTGATGCACCCACTGCATCAGCAGCAAGAGAAGCCTTAGATGGAAGAAGCATCCCAAG ATACTTGCTTCCGGATCATGTAGTATCCTGCCACTTGCGGATTTCTTTCTCTGCGCATAAGGATTTGAACATCAAGTTCCAATCACACCGCAGCAG GGATTACACTAACCCTTACCTTCCAGTCAACTCCTCTGCTATAGATAGTACATTGCAG CCTGCTGTTGGTGCTGATGGAAGGAGGGTGGAGGCTGAGGGTAATGTTCTTCTTGCATCAATTGAGAATATGCAGTATGCTGTATCAGTGGATGTTCTCCATACT GTGTTCTCTGCATTCGGTACAGTCCAGAAAATTGCTATTTTTGAGAAGAACGGTGGAACACAAGCTCTAATTCAGTACCCTG GATGTTCTTCCTTGCTAGCGACCATCGAGGTTACCTGCTCGAACGTGGTTGCCGTCGGGAGGAGAGTTGCGTGCCGGCATGGTCGCTGTTGGCTGGCTCCCGAGTCCCCACTGTGTCCTTATCTAATATTCTTTCTTTTTTAA
- the LOC119285789 gene encoding polypyrimidine tract-binding protein homolog 1-like isoform X3 — MSSSGGGGAGQQFRYTQTPSKVLHLRNLPWECTEEELVELCKPFGRIVNTKSGVGANRNQAFVEFTDVNQAISMVSYFASSSEPAQIRGKTVYIQYSNRQEIINNKSPGETVGNVLLVTIEGVQASDVTIDVIHLVFSAFGFVHKIATFEKAAGFQALIQYTDAPTASAAREALDGRSIPRYLLPDHVVSCHLRISFSAHKDLNIKFQSHRSRDYTNPYLPVNSSAIDSTLQPAVGADGRRVEAEGNVLLASIENMQYAVSVDVLHTVFSAFGTVQKIAIFEKNGGTQALIQYPDASTATIVKEALEGHCIYDGGYCS; from the exons ATGTCGTCGTCCGGCGGGGGTGGGGCTGGGCAGCAGTTCCGGTACACGCAAACGCCGTCGAAGGTGCTGCACCTGCGGAACCTACCCTGGGAGTGCACGGAGGAGGAGCTCGTTGAGCTCTGCAAGCCCTTCGGCCGCATCGTCAACACCAAATCCGGCGTCGGCGCCAACCGCAACCAGGCCTTCGTCGAGTTT ACCGATGTTAATCAAGCCATTTCAATGGTTTCTTATTTTGCATCATCTTCAGAACCAGCACAAATTCGAGGCAAAACTGTTTACATTCAGTATTCAAATAGACAAGAAATAATTAACAACAAGAGCCCTGGTGAGACTGTTGGAAATGTGTTGCTTGTTACCATAGAGGGTGTTCAAGCTAGTGATGTCACCATCGATGTAATCCATTTG GTTTTCTCTGCTTTTGGATTTGTTCACAAAATAGCCACTTTTGAGAAGGCTGCAGGTTTTCAG GCACTGATCCAGTATACTGATGCACCCACTGCATCAGCAGCAAGAGAAGCCTTAGATGGAAGAAGCATCCCAAG ATACTTGCTTCCGGATCATGTAGTATCCTGCCACTTGCGGATTTCTTTCTCTGCGCATAAGGATTTGAACATCAAGTTCCAATCACACCGCAGCAG GGATTACACTAACCCTTACCTTCCAGTCAACTCCTCTGCTATAGATAGTACATTGCAG CCTGCTGTTGGTGCTGATGGAAGGAGGGTGGAGGCTGAGGGTAATGTTCTTCTTGCATCAATTGAGAATATGCAGTATGCTGTATCAGTGGATGTTCTCCATACT GTGTTCTCTGCATTCGGTACAGTCCAGAAAATTGCTATTTTTGAGAAGAACGGTGGAACACAAGCTCTAATTCAGTACCCTG ATGCAAGTACTGCTACAATTGTGAAGGAAGCATTGGAAGGGCATTGCATCTACGAtggtggctact GCTCATAG
- the LOC119285789 gene encoding polypyrimidine tract-binding protein homolog 1-like isoform X1: MSSSGGGGAGQQFRYTQTPSKVLHLRNLPWECTEEELVELCKPFGRIVNTKSGVGANRNQAFVEFTDVNQAISMVSYFASSSEPAQIRGKTVYIQYSNRQEIINNKSPGETVGNVLLVTIEGVQASDVTIDVIHLVFSAFGFVHKIATFEKAAGFQALIQYTDAPTASAAREALDGRSIPRYLLPDHVVSCHLRISFSAHKDLNIKFQSHRSRDYTNPYLPVNSSAIDSTLQPAVGADGRRVEAEGNVLLASIENMQYAVSVDVLHTVFSAFGTVQKIAIFEKNGGTQALIQYPDASTATIVKEALEGHCIYDGGYCKIHLSYSRHTDLNVKAHSDKSKDYTIPEGAHQAAPQPAGVPPTTAGWQGNSQAAGPYGPPGVAAQNQNTNGQVPNWNPGNSGYPPAPGQYPGHMYSSPPPQQYTATSGGFSAPPPPPPHEMHPSHQMPPAHHGNQQRPASGAPGTGQPSPYYHH, encoded by the exons ATGTCGTCGTCCGGCGGGGGTGGGGCTGGGCAGCAGTTCCGGTACACGCAAACGCCGTCGAAGGTGCTGCACCTGCGGAACCTACCCTGGGAGTGCACGGAGGAGGAGCTCGTTGAGCTCTGCAAGCCCTTCGGCCGCATCGTCAACACCAAATCCGGCGTCGGCGCCAACCGCAACCAGGCCTTCGTCGAGTTT ACCGATGTTAATCAAGCCATTTCAATGGTTTCTTATTTTGCATCATCTTCAGAACCAGCACAAATTCGAGGCAAAACTGTTTACATTCAGTATTCAAATAGACAAGAAATAATTAACAACAAGAGCCCTGGTGAGACTGTTGGAAATGTGTTGCTTGTTACCATAGAGGGTGTTCAAGCTAGTGATGTCACCATCGATGTAATCCATTTG GTTTTCTCTGCTTTTGGATTTGTTCACAAAATAGCCACTTTTGAGAAGGCTGCAGGTTTTCAG GCACTGATCCAGTATACTGATGCACCCACTGCATCAGCAGCAAGAGAAGCCTTAGATGGAAGAAGCATCCCAAG ATACTTGCTTCCGGATCATGTAGTATCCTGCCACTTGCGGATTTCTTTCTCTGCGCATAAGGATTTGAACATCAAGTTCCAATCACACCGCAGCAG GGATTACACTAACCCTTACCTTCCAGTCAACTCCTCTGCTATAGATAGTACATTGCAG CCTGCTGTTGGTGCTGATGGAAGGAGGGTGGAGGCTGAGGGTAATGTTCTTCTTGCATCAATTGAGAATATGCAGTATGCTGTATCAGTGGATGTTCTCCATACT GTGTTCTCTGCATTCGGTACAGTCCAGAAAATTGCTATTTTTGAGAAGAACGGTGGAACACAAGCTCTAATTCAGTACCCTG ATGCAAGTACTGCTACAATTGTGAAGGAAGCATTGGAAGGGCATTGCATCTACGAtggtggctactgtaagattcaccTGTCATACTCTCGTCATACTGATCTCAATGTAAAG GCTCATAGTGACAAGAGCAAGGATTACACAATCCCAGAAGGAGCACACCAAGCAGCACCACAGCCAGCCGGTGTACCACCTACAACTGCAGGATGGCAAGGTAATTCTCAAGCAGCTGGACCATACGGACCACCAGGTGTAGCTGCTCAAAACCAGAACACCAACGGACAAGTGCCGAATTGGAATCCCGGCAACTCAGGGTACCCACCAGCTCCAGGCCAGTATCCAGGCCATATGTACTCATCTCCTCCACCACAGCAGTACACGGCGACATCAGGGGGCTTCTCCgcccctccgccaccgccacctcatGAGATGCATCCTTCACACCAAATGCCACCTGCTCATCATGGAAATCAGCAGAGACCGGCAAGTGGTGCCCCTGGAACCGGCCAACCATCTCCGTATTACCACCATTAA